The DNA sequence AGGGCATCACCTGGGAACGCGAGATTGGCATGGTTGGCGCGATGCTGCAGCGCGACGATCGCGCACCTTGCGCGCTTTTTGAAGACATTCCTGGTGTCCGGAAGGGCTTCCGTGTGCTCACAAATTTTTTTGGCGGGAAACGAGCGAACGTCACGCTCGGCTTCCCGACGACTCTCTCAAAGATCGAACTGTCAGACGCTTTTCTCAAGGTCTACATGAATCCTGATAACAAGCCGATCAAGCACGCCATCGTGGGTCACGGGCCGGTGTTGGATAACGCATATTTTAAGGACGACGTCGACATCACGATGTTTCCATCGCCCAAATGGCATGAAGCCGATGGCGGGCGCTATATCGGGACAGGATGCTATTGTATCACGCAAGATCCGGACGATGGCTGGCTAAACCAGGGCACGTACCGGATTATGGTGCATGACGAGAGATCGGTTGGTATCTACATCACGCCAGGGAAACATGGCCGTATTCATCTTGAAAAATGGATGGCTCGCGGCGAGCCCATGCCGATCGCGATCGTGTTGGGTGGAAATCCAATGCAATTTCTCTTGACCGGCGCTGATCTACCATATGGCGTCTCGGAATATGACGTCTTAGGTGGACTTTATCGAAAGCCGGTCGAATGCGTGCGCGGCAAGCTGACGGGGCTGCCCTTTCCCACCGGGGCAGAGATCGTTTTGGAGGGGTGGATTCATCCCAATGAGGTGCGTGAGGAGGGGCCGCTTGGTGAGTGGACTGGTTACTACATCGGGGAACCGCGACCCGAGCCGGTGGTGCGGGTCGAGGCAGTGTACCATAGGAACGACCCCATTATCCTTGGGTGCGTACACGAGCTGGGACAGAGCGAATATTCGCGCT is a window from the Pirellulales bacterium genome containing:
- a CDS encoding UbiD family decarboxylase, whose protein sequence is MNTERHAAHHLTYVDLREWIEQVDRLGEIKRLQGITWEREIGMVGAMLQRDDRAPCALFEDIPGVRKGFRVLTNFFGGKRANVTLGFPTTLSKIELSDAFLKVYMNPDNKPIKHAIVGHGPVLDNAYFKDDVDITMFPSPKWHEADGGRYIGTGCYCITQDPDDGWLNQGTYRIMVHDERSVGIYITPGKHGRIHLEKWMARGEPMPIAIVLGGNPMQFLLTGADLPYGVSEYDVLGGLYRKPVECVRGKLTGLPFPTGAEIVLEGWIHPNEVREEGPLGEWTGYYIGEPRPEPVVRVEAVYHRNDPIILGCVHELGQSEYSRYRAIARSALLKASLQAAGIPDVANVWAHEVGGARMLIAVSINQRYAGHSSQAGHVAAQCQVGGYAGRYVVVVDDDIDVSDLNELIWAMLTRSDPATSIDIINNAWSSAIDPRLPPEKRERGDFTMSRAIIDACRPFYWRARFPKVNMPSREVIDETRKRFGWILDERRV